From the Lysinibacillus fusiformis genome, the window GCTAATATGCCAAACACTGTAGCACATATGGTTTTTCCAATACTGGCTGAATGATAAGGACTATCGATTTGCACAGGTAGTTCCGAATATTGATTTTTAGTTCCTACTGCAAACTGTTCGAAATAACCTGTCTTGTTGGAGTAAATTGTTAATAATGCACTAGACAATGTTTCATCTTTTTCAACTATTTTTGTTAAACGTGTTTTAATTTCTTCAGAAACTGCCGCTTTTGATATTGGCCTATTTATAATGACAAATACGCAAAATACAATTCCGACAACAATGATTATGCCAAACAATGATCTTTTTACATTTATCATATTGCCCATCCCTCGCTTCATTTACTTTTCATACTTCAATTTAATCGATGGTTTATGATTTAGAAATGTATTTTGTCTAAGTTGGCAAAAATAAAGGGTAAGAAGTTTTTTTTCGTCTATCAATGTGTAGAAAACTCCGCTTATAACCTTTACATAAGCATCTACCCTCTCTTAGAACAAAACTACAAAATTGAGTTAGAACACGCCTATTTACTTTAGATGAAACGTTTTTTCAATTTATGTCTATTTTTACTGGTATACAATATTCAGGACAATCTCACTTTTACAAAATCTAAAAAGGGATTAGCGACTATATAATAGTTAATATTTAGTTTATCTAAAAGTACTATTTCCCTTAAAATAATATATTTCTTTTATTTAAACATAAATTCTCCTCAAAAATATCATCTATATTTCACATTTCAAATGTATAGTATTCATGTAAGTGAAATTATCTATTTTTAGGAGGCTTTATGAAGAACTTATACAATCGATTTTGGCGATGGCATTTTTTTGCTGGATTATTTATTACTCCCCTCTTGCTTACTTTAACAATCAGTGGAATAGGCTACTTATTCTACACAGATGTAGAGAACAAGCTCTATTCTGATGCTTTCTTTGGTGATAGTAAAGAAACAACAAGCATTACTATTGATGAAGGAATTGAGCAAGCAAAGGCAAAATTTAGTGACTATACTGTTAGTAAAGTAATTGTTTTAAACGAACCTTATAATACGCGCTTAACACTGACCAACAGTGAAGGCGAACAAAAGTATGTCTTTTTAGATGATAATTATCAGGTAGTCGATAGTCAGGATGCAAATTACACATTTTCAAATATTATGCGAAATCTCCATAGCTCTCTATTTATAGGTGGGACATTCGTAAACTACTTAGTAGAACTAGCTGCATGCTGGGCTATCTTCTTATTACTCTCAGGTTTATACATGACATTTAGAAAGAAAATATGGAAGAAAGCGCAAACAGAAACATCTCGTATTCGGTCACGTAGATGGCACAGTATCCTCGGTGTGATTATTACCATACCTATGATTGCAATTATTTTCACAGGATTGCCATGGTCAGCATTTATGGGGAATTTTATTTATACAGCAGCACAACAAAATCCGTCCATTGGGATTCCAGAATTGCAACAAAATCCACCAACATCTGATATTAATGAAATTCCATGGGCTACTCGCAAAAATGAAACGCCAACTTCTACTACCCAAGATCATTCAGGTCATGGAGGAGCTCATGGTGTTGTTGATTATTCAAATGAATATGCGATGTCAGTCGGCGATTTGATGAAGCATGTGGAAAGTGAAAATATTTCTAAACCATACTCTATTATTTTACCTAGTTCGGAAGAAGGCGTTTTTACTGTTGCTAAGGGGTCAAACACAGGTATAACAGGACTGGATGTAAATCCAAATGAAGAAATAACTAATTATTTTGACCAATACACTGGCTCACTTATCTCATCAGTCGGATACGATGAATATGGTATTTTAGGAAAATGGTTTACATGGGGTATCCCACTTCATGAAGGGCATCTATTTGGTTGGCCAAATAAAATAATCAATCTATTGATTTGTCTTGCGTTTTTATATTTAATTTATCTTGGCTTTAAAACATGGTTATTACGTAGACAAAAAGGGATGATTTCTGCACCACCTATGCCAAAAGAAATATCTATTCCATTTTGTATTTTCATGATTTTGCTAGGCATTATTATGCCACTCTTCGGTATTTCTCTTATTTTAGTTGTCATAATCGAAATTTTTGTTTTGATTATTAAGAAGAATAAAACAGCTATTTGAAGAAGTAATTACTATTAAGAAACAGGTGCTAAAACACAATTAGCACCTGTTTCTATGGTATTATAGTTCACTAATAATATTGTCTATATATTGCTCATCTATAGGTCCATAAACTTCATGAACAATCTCTCCATTTGCGCTTAGAAATATTGTAGTTGGTATTGTAAAACCACCGAATCGCTTTCGGATATCCCCAGTTTCATCCAATAAAATAGGTAAATCCCATCCCTTTTTAGTAGCATATTTAGTTACCGTTTCTATACTTGCTTCGGTATCAGTTGCATTGACTGTGACAATCTGTACATCTTTTTTTGTGTCATAATAGTTTTGCAATCGTGGCATTTCCTCATTACAAGGTCCACACCAGGTTGCCCAAAATACAAGGACAACTGGTTTGCCTAAATAATTGTATAATGTTTTTTGGTTGCCTGAGACATTTGGCAATTCAAAGTTCCGCACTGCCCTATCTGAAAGTTTTATATCTGTTGATTTAACTGTGCTATCTATTATCTCTTTAGAAGTTTCTGCTTTATCTGAAGGTAAATAGTTAATAAAGACA encodes:
- a CDS encoding PepSY-associated TM helix domain-containing protein → MKNLYNRFWRWHFFAGLFITPLLLTLTISGIGYLFYTDVENKLYSDAFFGDSKETTSITIDEGIEQAKAKFSDYTVSKVIVLNEPYNTRLTLTNSEGEQKYVFLDDNYQVVDSQDANYTFSNIMRNLHSSLFIGGTFVNYLVELAACWAIFLLLSGLYMTFRKKIWKKAQTETSRIRSRRWHSILGVIITIPMIAIIFTGLPWSAFMGNFIYTAAQQNPSIGIPELQQNPPTSDINEIPWATRKNETPTSTTQDHSGHGGAHGVVDYSNEYAMSVGDLMKHVESENISKPYSIILPSSEEGVFTVAKGSNTGITGLDVNPNEEITNYFDQYTGSLISSVGYDEYGILGKWFTWGIPLHEGHLFGWPNKIINLLICLAFLYLIYLGFKTWLLRRQKGMISAPPMPKEISIPFCIFMILLGIIMPLFGISLILVVIIEIFVLIIKKNKTAI
- a CDS encoding TlpA family protein disulfide reductase, coding for MKNWLSACVILILIGIVFINYLPSDKAETSKEIIDSTVKSTDIKLSDRAVRNFELPNVSGNQKTLYNYLGKPVVLVFWATWCGPCNEEMPRLQNYYDTKKDVQIVTVNATDTEASIETVTKYATKKGWDLPILLDETGDIRKRFGGFTIPTTIFLSANGEIVHEVYGPIDEQYIDNIISEL